One window from the genome of Perca flavescens isolate YP-PL-M2 chromosome 17, PFLA_1.0, whole genome shotgun sequence encodes:
- the synpo2la gene encoding synaptopodin 2-like protein: MVAEEVIITLSGGAPWGFRLQGGVEHQKPLQVAKVRKRSKACRAGLREADELVSINEQPCGTLSHAQAMEFIDSSPGILHIRVKRVPAGFQSVVLVTRAPSPRIDKEYRAALRAMSPTHSHHAPVREVNRSHSSITSGLTSPPGSEAYYGETDSDADVAGYERQRRQKRRSPSNSNPGKPTGRASPEGGETSEMSGYDSAPDAHLYPSLLDKRGGDGDGGGGLPGVARREVIYQPPGPGMWSSQTSTETSSIISSADDQGPRDGGQEEDSGFLEPTNVPLVSPERAKEAMMLSSRSQFVPMVGPLNKPLDEELTTTYMEKAKQAKLNRGDTPQDKHVKEAKTKCRTIASLLTDAPNPHSKGVLMFKKRRQRSKKYTLTSFGSVDEDRCQDSQEEDGVFPGSESEFDEDGFSAVPDPTWDSDYLDMLEKRATAGTEGRGDGAEDAPSPGLSDIAGKGAQLFEQQRKRAAEHAKKVEAAQPQAPPQSQVQGQVQMHQLQPETQPQMQPNLQPQQMIAPGTIAQQELSQAPGPVAAYGMSNGDLSYSAVSTASMKMTPPPVTPKPATASVTVLTRPAPPAETPLPELPASNVLNRTARPFTPGFISMRAATAPVSFRPSVTKTSQRPASAAVVQLPFSTASELAMNTTSVTSPPSFVPQGPLAPTPEAPVTYYPPVVSTSVEKMQSSPPITTVPQAPFVAVPPVSMPSMLLASQAPMAPAPAPPVSQILSSPNPVDPVLPLQVPFSQPHPPHFSMAPVATVSMVSQLEAVAPTPVPGPTGRTGILVDARRRSGKPKPMFNLPDVKKNSPNPDLLCMVQNLDERSTRHKYGQPPSEAIYDDAEEERSGETSMGRAPPPVAPKPRVIHEAPQFLQAGGKGAQLFARRQSRMGMYVVDTPPETPYQQEVASHSAAQLVDSTSNPSLVSQWKYSPNVRAPPPIGYNPLLAPSIPTGPQRNTGKPESRGRGVSQREGIKALDFMRRQPYQLNSAMFNYGGSTANLSAMPSYQAQRQQHGDYTTATMVGSSLTSPRQIPIKTARVFEVKRFSTPTPMSAPTLAPKVIAPRSATTLGERLTHSGMMSPPPAPFTPTPAPHLTPAPVNAPIPALLPSQPVGLPSLPKFSAAPITQHVPPAVSTPYTPVSYTTGLQAAKQFQSAPELSILASLPPLKSDPVQAPKPRFVATKRGVQPHVWRPGAM; the protein is encoded by the exons ATGGTTGCAGAGGAAGTGATAATTACATTGTCTGGTGGCGCGCCATGGGGCTTTCGTCTCCAGGGAGGTGTGGAACATCAGAAACCGCTACAGGTGGCTAAG GTGCGTAAACGCAGCAAGGCATGTAGGGCTGGGCTTAGGGAGGCTGATGAACTGGTGTCCATCAATGAACAGCCATGTGGAACGCTATCCCATGCCCAGGCCATGGAATTTATCGACAGCTCCCCTGGGATATTACACATCCGGGTTAAAAG GGTGCCTGCTGGTTTTCAGTCCGTTGTGCTTGTGACCCGTGCCCCATCTCCCCGTATAGACAAAGAGTACCGTGCTGCTCTGCGTGCCATGTCACCCACCCACTCCCACCACGCACCCGTCCGTGAAGTCAACCGTAGCCACTCCTCGATAACCAGTGGATTGACATCTCCACCTGGTAGTGAGGCTTACTACGGCGAAACTGACAGTGATGCAGATGTGGCGGGCTATGAGAGGCAGCGCCGGCAGAAACGCCGCAGCCCCAGCAACTCCAACCCAGGAAAACCAACAGGAAGAGCATCCCCTGAGGGCGGGGAGACTTCAGAGATGAGTGGCTATGACAGTGCTCCAGATGCACATCTTTACCCTAGTTTATTGGATAAACGTGggggagatggagatggaggaggggggCTACCAGGGGTGGCACGGAGGGAGGTGATTTATCAGCCTCCTGGACCAGGAATGTGGTCCTCCCAGACATCCACTGAGACCTCCTCCATCATCTCCTCAGCAGATGACCAGGGGCCACGGGATGGAGGTCAAGAGGAGGATAGTGGCTTTCTAGAGCCAACTAATGTGCCACTGGTATCCCCTGAGAGGGCAAAGGAGGCCATGATGCTGAGCTCCCGCAGCCAGTTTGTACCCATGGTGGGTCCTTTGAATAAACCCCTTGATGAGGAGCTTACAACAACCTACATGGAAAAGGCCAAACAAGCCA AACTGAACAGAGGGGATACCCCGCAAGACAAGCATGTAAAGGAAGCCAAAACCAAGTGTCGAACAATTGcgtccctactgactgatgctccCAACCCTCACTCTAAGGGGGTGCTGATGTTCAAAAAAAGGCGGCAGCGCTCCAAAAAGTACACCCTTACCAGTTTTGGTAGTGTGGATGAGGATAGGTGTCAGGACTCACAAGAGGAAGATGGGGTATTCCCTGGCAGCGAATCAGAGTTTGATGAGGATGGCTTCTCTGCCGTTCCTGACCCAACTTGGGATAGTGACTACTTGGATATGCTGGAGAAGAGGGCAACTGCAGGCACTGAAGGTCGTGGGGATGGGGCAGAGGATGCTCCAAGTCCAGGGTTAAGTGACATCGCAGGCAAGGGTGCCCAGTTGTTTGAGCAGCAAAGAAAGAGGGCTGCTGAGCATGCCAAGAAGGTAGAGGCAGCACAACCTCAAGCTCCTCCACAGTCTCAAGTCCAGGGGCAGGTTCAGATGCATCAGTTGCAACCAGAGACACAACCACAGATGCAGCCAAACCTCCAGCCTCAGCAGATGATAGCACCTGGCACTATAGCACAGCAAGAGCTCTCCCAGGCTCCAGGTCCAGTTGCAGCCTATGGAATGTCTAATGGGGACCTATCCTACTCGGCAGTTAGTACAGCTAGCATGAAAATGACACCTCCACCTGTGACACCCAAACCAGCCACTGCCTCAGTGACTGTTCTGACCAGACCTGCACCACCAGCTGAAACACCATTACCAGAACTACCTGCTAGTAATGTTCTCAACAGAACGGCACGTCCTTTCACTCCTGGCTTCATCAGCATGCGAGCTGCGACAGCACCTGTATCGTTTCGACCATCTGTCACAAAGACAAGCCAGCGTCCTGCCTCAGCAGCTGTTGTGCAACTACCATTCTCCACTGCCTCTGAACTAGCCATGAATACTACATCAGTAACATCCCCACCATCCTTTGTACCTCAAGGTCCCTTGGCCCCAACACCAGAAGCTCCTGTTACCTATTACCCTCCAGTCGTCTCTACCTCTGTAGAGAAAATGCAGTCCTCACCACCAATAACTACTGTTCCCCAGGCTCCATTTGTAGCTGTGCCCCCAGTGTCTATGCCCTCAATGCTCCTGGCTTCGCAAGCACCAATGGCTCCAGCCCCAGCTCCTCCTGTATCCCAAATTCTTTCTTCACCTAACCCAGTTGACCCAGTGCTTCCACTTCAAGTGCCATTTTCTCAACCACATCCACCTCACTTTTCTATGGCACCTGTAGCTACAGTGTCAATGGTCTCTCAGCTAGAAGCTGTAGCTCCAACCCCTGTTCCTGGTCCAACAGGTCGCACAGGGATCTTAGTTGATGCTCGACGGCGAAGTGGCAAACCCAAACCTATGTTCAATTTACCAGATGTCAAGAAGAACTCCCCCAATCCTGATCTATTGTGTATGGTGCAGAACCTGGATGAAAGGTCCACCCGACACAAATATGGCCAACCACCGTCTGAGGCTATCTATGATgatgcagaggaggagaggagtggCGAGACCAGCATGGGTAGGGCACCTCCTCCAGTGGCACCCAAGCCTCGGGTCATCCATGAGGCCCCACAGTTTCTTCAAGCAGGAGGTAAGGGGGCACAGCTGTTTGCCCGCAGGCAGAGCCGCATGGGTATGTATGTAGTGGATACCCCACCTGAGACCCCTTACCAGCAGGAAGTGGCCTCGCACAGTGCAGCCCAACTCGTTGACTCCACTTCAAACCCTTCCCTTGTCTCTCAGTGGAAATACTCCCCGAATGTCCGTGCTCCTCCACCAATTGGGTACAACCCACTCTTGGCCCCCTCTATCCCTACGGGGCCTCAGAGAAATACAGGCAAGCCAGAAAGCAGGGGTAGAGGAGTCTCCCAAAGAGAGGGCATCAAAGCTCTGGATTTCATGAGAAGGCAACCCTACCAGCTCAACTCTGCTATGTTCAACTATGGTGGCAGTACTGCTAATTTATCAGCCATGCCTTCTTATCAGGCCCAGAGGCAGCAGCATGGTGACTACACAACAGCAACAATGGTGGGCAGCTCATTAACCTCACCTAGGCAGATCCCCATCAAAACAGCCCGTGTCTTCGAGGTCAAGCGATTCTCCACACCCACACCTATGTCAGCTCCCACTCTAGCTCCAAAGGTCATAGCCCCTCGCTCGGCCACTACCCTCGGAGAACGTTTGACTCATTCTGGCATGATGTCCCCACCTCCTGCTCCTTTCACTCCAACCCCGGCCCCTCACTTGACACCAGCACCAGTCAATGCCCCAATACCAGCTTTACTTCCCTCCCAACCAGTTGGACTGCCCAGCCTCCCAAAATTCTCTGCCGCCCCTATTACACAGCATGTGCCCCCTGCAGTCTCTACACCTTACACTCCGGTATCATACACCACTGGGCTACAGGCAGCCAAGCAGTTCCAGAGCGCCCCTGAGCTTAGTATCCTTGCCTCTTTGCCTCCACTCAAGTCCGACCCAGTTCAGGCACCAAAACCACGTTTTGTTGCCACCAAGAGAGGTGTCCAGCCCCATGTTTGGAGGCCAGGGGCAATGTGA